aaaattgattgcaGATGAAGAGGATGAAAAACAGCAGATAGAGATTGGGTTTCCAACAGACGTAAAACATCTGGCACACATTGGAGCCGAAAACGCGAAAGCAAGCCAACCAAGCTGGGTATATTCTCCTTTCTCTGCTTCAATtcggcaaaataatcaatctcCTATGAAAAATTGGATTAACTAACGTGAAATGGTGCAGCTAACTGAGTTCAAAGAATCATCAGAAGGTTCATCTGGAACAGTGGTGAACCCCGTCAAGGCCACACCTGAAGGTTGGatctttaataatttcatattatgtAGTATTGGAATGGCTAGGTAGTAAATTGAGATATATTATTGATCAGTAACTGATGCTACGATGGTAATGGTGGATGGATGATGCAGGTAGTAATAGTGATGCTAATAGCAAaggtaataataatagtgatgcTACTAGCAAAGCTAATAACAGTGATGCTACTAGCAAAGGTGAAGGGAAGCGAGGCCGAAAGTCAAGGCCTCGCTCTTCTGAGAACCAATCCACGATGAGTTCTCCCAGCCGAGAGAGCTCGACGGAGGGATCCAAGCCCAGCCGCCGAAACCAGGAATCGTCTAAAAAGGCAAACCGTCAATCATCGGAAGATGAGAAGCCTCCGACAGCGTCGAAACCCCGCAGGAAGTCGAAGACGTCATCCGAGGACAAGGATGGTGGATCCGTTCGGAGGTCGTCGGAGGACAAAGAAGGTTCGTCAAGGAGGGCACCACGAGGACGAAGACATTCGAAGGGAGGTTCCTTAACTGAATTCTCCTTCTCAGAATCTGGACCTCAATAGAAATACAGAGTGAAACGATGGACCAGCAGCAGATTCAGTTTAGAGAGAGATTTCAGGGCCAGAAATTAATCATCATCCAATCTTCATACGCATACATACTAAGTATATAACCAATCCTGCTTGGTGTTCTGACCAATGTCAACTTTTTATCTTCGTTTTGTTCagttccttctttttctttttgtaatacTGTCACTGGCTATTTTGGATCCTCCGGATTCAATTGTTACCAAAACatgtaacaattttttaaattggtatAAAGTGCACCTTATTTACTAAAGTATTTTGTGCGAAATTAGCTTCACTGTGCATGGATCGTGGTAGGAATAATAGGAATTGATTTATAATGCGATCAAATTCGATTGATTTTGAACCTAAAAACCATTGGAAGATCATAACTGACTTTACAAATCAAACTGAGTAATAACACAAAGAATGGGAGACAGATATATACTACTTATAGAACAAAGTTGTACACAACTACAGACCGATGAAAACCGCAAAAAGACAGAAGTAATACTAAGGTTAGATAATGTAGTCACGTTTCCAGGAGGAAACATCATATGTTGTACAAACACAATCGGAGCTAATTTCCCAGAACATTTTGTGGCTCGAAGTTCTCCTTGTTAGAGATCTTGAAAACGGAATCCTTGTCAGTTGTCTTGGCAGGagaaaactcaaaattttcACCGGTTCTCTTTTTTGTGGGAAGTGGAGTTCCAATGTGCTGGGACAGCTCTCTTTGGTTGCCACAAAGAGTGAATATGTTTTGAATTCTCAGTAGTCTAGAAGGCCCAAGATCCTTGTCATCTACATTGATACAGCAATCATCTTTCTTTGGACTTGTGTTCGACAGATTTAATGTTGCCAAGGAGCCTGCGCTTGGCTTTTCAACACTACATACCTTGGTTTCTTCTATCACTTCTTTCTCTACTTCCTCATCACCCCCTTTGTCTTcatctccttctccctcttcctcATATACTGTACTAAGGCATACCCTTTGGCCAAAGTTGGGTGCAAAAATATGAGCATCATCTTTTCCACCATTCAAAGTATTTGGACAAGGTAGATTTGAAAAGTCTTGCTTAACATTGTAATCAGTCCTACACATAACTCCTCCAACGATGTTCATTTCACTGCCAAGGGGTTCTTGGTCATCCATGTCCAAATCCATTGACTTCACCATTCCAGGATCCTCCTCACTTTTGTAAACACGCAATAGCCTTCTCATGAACCCACTTGATTCCATGTCTTTTGACTCATTTTCCTCACTATTCCCCCCTTGCCTTGAACAAGATAGCTGCAACTCAATTTCTTCTAATCTCCTTCTCAGAGTTTCAACTTCCTCTTGCTGCTGTAGTATCCTCTCCTCCATTCTCTTCCTCTCCAATTCAACAAACTCGTTGGTCATTCTTTGGCACTCGGCCAACTTCTTTTCCAACTCTTGTCTTAGAAGCCGAGTGCGTTCATTTACCTTCAAGTTAATTTCCTCCTCACTTGGCGGAGTTCCTTTTCCTTCTGCCTGGTTCAATTTATTTCTTAGCGCAgcaatttcttcttctttcttcaaaagCTTTTTGTGCGCTTCGTTACGCTCTTTCTCTCTTTGCTTGTTTTCCATTTGTAGCTTCAAGATAAATTCATCCATTGCAGCAATTCTTGATCCCAAAATGACAGCAGAAGAGGATTCCTCATCCTTCACTGGAGTATGAGGACCACGGACTATGCATTTTGCTTTTGCCCCATATTCAAGTGTAGAGATTGTCTTGTGTATCTCCTTAGGATCAGGACTTGCACACAGTATCATTAGAATTTTTGACTTATCATCTTCAAAGGAATccttaaaaaggaaaagtagAAGAAAAACTCGCAATGCATCAATATAACTTCGAATAACAGAACATGAATCTACATTTCACTGAATTAGAAAAGAAAGACAATAATATTTACCTGCAGAAGCATGGTAAGTTTGCTGTCCCTAAATGGTACATGCGAATCACCATTTGCAATGGACTCCACCACTCTCTTCAGCGCTATATTTCCTTGATTGATTTTTGCAGTCTAAAGTTTCATTGAGAGTGGAATAATCAGCAAAGAACTaatgatttagaaaagaaaaccaaaacgGAAAAAAGATTACCTGCATTTTGGCCTCAAATCCAATTTGACCAGCTTGTTCAATATTTTCTGATCCTGCCATGTCTACGAGCATTAGTCGCCCTCCCACAGTTGGGACATCAAGGATTACCTGATCAAAATAGAAGATACGTCATCaattgccaaaaaaaaaaaagccgaAGAACTTTTATCAGAACCTTCCCTAAAAGCAATCATACCATGCAGTGACTTCTGGAGCTTCTATCATTACAAAGTGTGCTTTTGACAATCCTCCGCTTCTCCACTTTCTGAATTTCTTTTGAGATCTTCCCTGCTTCATTTCCAGATATATAGGTAGCATTCTTGGCCTTTTTCCCCATCACTTCAAGTTTCACCTACAAgtacaaaaggaaaagaaataaagcaCGCCGTCCATATGTTAGTCACAGACAATCAAATCAAAGAGCAAATGTTCAGCTAATACTTCCAAGACTAACATCTGTCAATGACAGACAATTTTActttggaaaacaaaaattgatagACGTTTCATTATGCGGATAATACCACTGTTTTAATGAGTTACGATACGAAATTAAATTAGGCAATCAGTTCCTTATGCTTTGAAAGGGAACATAAGAAAAGTGTTACAAATGTTAGATACCATGTTTTTCCGGTcaagaatgatttttttttttttttttgtggaaaAAGAATACCAACAACCGGAACTTTTTTCTGTGGTAAGAAAAGTTTCAAAAGCCGTTCTTTAGAGAGTACAAACACAGACACAGCCCACCAAAAATTGAGAACATACGAgcgaaaaattaaatatatagcCAGCCAATTTCGTGCAACAAATGAGCCACATTTTTCAAAAGTAACAACATGAAAATTTCACGAGTATACAATGAAAGCAACCCAATAGAAATCCTAAAGACAAGTCACAGTTCTCAGATAAAATCAGGATAACAAAAACCTGCAGACACAAGAGCCAAAGAAAGTGACGAAGTAACATGGATTATATTACCTTTGAAGCACTACCCCCCTTAGGCCAGCCAAATCCAAATCCTCCTCCCCCACCTCCTCCATTGGTGGACAACAGATCATAAATCTCCTCATTGTAAATCTCCAAAACAGTGACTTGAACAAAAGTCCCCAACCCGAGATGCTCTTCTCTTGAATCACCCCTAGAATCTCCATCTGCATTATCCCCATCCCCCAGAATGTCCCTAAGAGACCTATACACAATCCCTGCCTGCTTCGAGCACCCAAACATCGTGTGACTCTTCCCAGAACCGGTTGGTCCATACATCATGATGGTGCACTTGTCCCCAAGCTTAACTCCATTGATCCTCGACTCCACAAACTTTTTATAGAACACATCCAGGTCCTCTTCCTCAGACACAGAAACCCCATCAAGGGTGAAGTCCCGGTACCCAAAATCAGCTCGAACCCGGATAGAACTCGAGTTGGAACTGGTTTGAAGAACAGATAAAGGTTTATCCTTTCGATCTGGGTAGTCACGGATTCTGGCAACTACTTCAATTGGGTGTTCAGGAGGGGGTTCCTTGTTTGCAGCACAATTCGGGTTGGGAGAAGGGTGTATTTGCAGTGCTGATTTGGGGCCATGGAAGTTGAGACGGTGCTTGGACTGTGGAGTCTTCATCTGGGTAGGGTAGTTTTGTTTGGAAGAAGGGGTTGGAGCCATAGTGGAAAATTTGAATGTGAGAAATAAAGATTGAACTGAGAAGAAAGAATTGAGAAGAAAGATTGAATTGACTTCTCGGGTTGAATCTGCGATCCAATTTTGTAACACAAACGAGAAAGAATACCGCAAGAAGAGGTAGAATATGGAGacgaagaaaatgaaaatattcggtagagaaagaagaaacaactgagggttttgaaatttcaaacaaaatgtAGCCGTTACAGTTTACAACGTCTATATGTCTTTCAATTTATCTTTTCACGggacaaaatgaaaatgaccTAAAATAACCCTTATTTTGCATTTACTATTTTATGGcagattatttttgtaattacaaTTCTTTCTTAATTGTATTGATAATGATTTAAAATCGAGATGATGAATATGGATTCGAATTTTTTTGCTCAATGTTACATTTTAAACTGCAACCACTTTAAATAAAGTAACATGTATCGTTGTAGCTAGGGCCAAGTTATAAACAATGACCAAATAATTCgtgtaaaattaagaaaacagtttctgaaaatatttaattattttatgggtAATTAGGAAAAAATAGCTCTACTGTTAGTCTGAATTTTTTTACTATACTATttgttaagttaaatttaatatttacaatagttataattttatatatttatttaaataaaaatataagtaatattattttttatatctcatatgtaatgtttaatataaattaaaataaataattatattgtaaagTGATAACGTAGATTTgcatgaaaaaaatttattctattatagaTTAACAGTGAAATAGTTTAccttcaatattttttcttcattgttatataagttacataataataataataataataataataataataataataataattttaaggtctgaaacatcaaaattttaaaatattattaaagataaaataaaatataaaatatgtgtataaaatattctattatatattattttagataaaataaataaatactaatatataaaattagctGCTCAACTAAAagtttaaatgaattaataaacACAGTTTTGGAATATAGTgagcaaaatattattttggaatAAGCTCATAGtcttatttatgttaatatagCAAAATCTCTAAGTCATTtgtcattatataaaaaatatattaaaaaaatgtatatagatacaatttttaacacttttttttatcaatgaaacCATTTTgatcaagaaaaataattgtattaataatcACTACAAgtctattaattaaaaattttacaatgatttttaaaaatgaatttaactATCTCCCATGGTCTGACTAGTCATGGAAGCATGAATAATCACAATTGAGTAATAAAAAAGGTTAAGACcatttctttttacttctttAACAATTGAGTCAATCTTTGCAAAAGATCAAACATGTTAACTGATAAATGAACTATGAATGAAACATGCCTTACATCTTACAACTTCTCCTAGTcgttaaacatatttaacttaatttacaGGTTTTATTGTTTCCTAGAAGAAGTGCACCCtcttcctttaatttttttaaggtttaaaataACTCTTTTATAAGAAACTTGTGATAAGTGAAAGCTAAGTCCATGATTCAACTCCTCTGTGTATTTGAAATCGATGTCATCAACACCCTTGCATACTCGTAATTATCAGACACAACCATGATGTCTACAAATtatcagaagaaaaaaatgacattatttctttcttctttgtacGATTTTTCATATTAGTAATATCTCTTGTGTTAATTATAACACCAACTATTTTATCTGCTTAtgatttaaactttttggaatTCATCCAATCATAACTTCTTAATTGTCCTCGTTTTTATTTCAACCTCATTCATAATAATAACTTGTTCCTTCCCAAACACAAGTGCTTAGACATTTTAGACAATGCATTAAGAAGAAGCAAAATCTTATCTTCATCATCAACCTTCACTTTAATATTCTTAACATCATCCAAAATCTCATtcttaaacaaaaaagaatgaCATGCAAATTGTAATGAATTCAAGGAATCACATAACAaccaatattaatataaataattaaatgcataCTCCATGATTATTAACATCTAAGCtggattttttaatttaggaaagaaatatattacatttaaacATAAAGTACCGTGTTTCCTTGGAACTACGTAGAAGGGTTTAGTTCTATCCGCAAATACATGTTACAGTTGGGTTTACTTCCGTCCATATATTCTTGTTTACAATGTTGGaaaactatattaataaatactataaagaaaaaaggaaaaaggacaaGAAGATGAAAAACTCAGCTTTGCATTCAGAAGAAACTCAAGAAATCACAAAGACCCTTAGCTCGCCTCTGTCCCCTCTTGTGA
This genomic interval from Vigna radiata var. radiata cultivar VC1973A chromosome 8, Vradiata_ver6, whole genome shotgun sequence contains the following:
- the LOC106771629 gene encoding CRIB domain-containing protein RIC10 — its product is MSSGAVKGQVKGQVKGLLKGLRYISQIFDEEDEKQQIEIGFPTDVKHLAHIGAENAKASQPSWLTEFKESSEGSSGTVVNPVKATPEGSNSDANSKGNNNSDATSKANNSDATSKGEGKRGRKSRPRSSENQSTMSSPSRESSTEGSKPSRRNQESSKKANRQSSEDEKPPTASKPRRKSKTSSEDKDGGSVRRSSEDKEGSSRRAPRGRRHSKGGSLTEFSFSESGPQ
- the LOC106769682 gene encoding kinesin-like protein KIN-10A, producing MAPTPSSKQNYPTQMKTPQSKHRLNFHGPKSALQIHPSPNPNCAANKEPPPEHPIEVVARIRDYPDRKDKPLSVLQTSSNSSSIRVRADFGYRDFTLDGVSVSEEEDLDVFYKKFVESRINGVKLGDKCTIMMYGPTGSGKSHTMFGCSKQAGIVYRSLRDILGDGDNADGDSRGDSREEHLGLGTFVQVTVLEIYNEEIYDLLSTNGGGGGGGFGFGWPKGGSASKVKLEVMGKKAKNATYISGNEAGKISKEIQKVEKRRIVKSTLCNDRSSRSHCMVILDVPTVGGRLMLVDMAGSENIEQAGQIGFEAKMQTAKINQGNIALKRVVESIANGDSHVPFRDSKLTMLLQDSFEDDKSKILMILCASPDPKEIHKTISTLEYGAKAKCIVRGPHTPVKDEESSSAVILGSRIAAMDEFILKLQMENKQREKERNEAHKKLLKKEEEIAALRNKLNQAEGKGTPPSEEEINLKVNERTRLLRQELEKKLAECQRMTNEFVELERKRMEERILQQQEEVETLRRRLEEIELQLSCSRQGGNSEENESKDMESSGFMRRLLRVYKSEEDPGMVKSMDLDMDDQEPLGSEMNIVGGVMCRTDYNVKQDFSNLPCPNTLNGGKDDAHIFAPNFGQRVCLSTVYEEEGEGDEDKGGDEEVEKEVIEETKVCSVEKPSAGSLATLNLSNTSPKKDDCCINVDDKDLGPSRLLRIQNIFTLCGNQRELSQHIGTPLPTKKRTGENFEFSPAKTTDKDSVFKISNKENFEPQNVLGN